GGATGAAACACAGCTGACTCTAGGGTTGAACAgaacagctgtttaacagcacacagtaACAGCACTGGTAGAAAGGGAATACTACGCCTACTTCGCTTGTGATACTGAGATCACAGTTCCTGGAGGTCTGTCTGTCGGTGAGGACAGTTAGGGGTGGACTGAATGAGGAATCATTACTATAATTGTAACAGCCTTAccttttctttcctcctctttctttttggCAGCTTCTTCCCTCTGTTTCCGGATGATGGCTAGTCGAGCGAGATCTGCCTttgcctgttctgttttaccagcTAGGTGCATTTTCATGTATCTTTCTTTTGCTTTCTGCTTCTCTATTTCTTCTCTGTTTGAGTGAAATACACTAGTCATCATGGTATCCAAATTAACACACAGGTATCGTTAGCATTAGAAAGGGGATTAAGAGAAGGCATGATCTCGAGCAGCATCGACCTCTGATCTTGGAGCACAAATGCACACAGTCATTTCAATCTCTAATTAGCATGTTAGTGATTGAGCAATTCAAGGAGGCTGAAGATCAAAATAATgtttaaatccttttcagagcaGTCATGGGGCTTGGGAAAAGCCATGCTGAAGACGGCTTCTGGCTTGAAAAGCTACCTAAATAAAGGCTTCTTTCTAACATTCGTTATCCCCACACCCAAGTGCCTCACAGTAGCTCGGTGAATTAGGGATTGTTTCTGTTCCCACTGTGCCAGGGAAAACTCTGGCACAAAGAGTTAagagacttagggtatgtctatactacccaccggatagtgttcgatgtatcagggACCAATTTACTGTGTCTCGTCgggacgtgataaattgatccgcGAATcaacgcccgtactccaccttggcaggagtaagtggagtcgacgggggagctgcggcagtcgactcgccgccatgaggacagccaggtaagtcgaactgagatacttcgacttcagctatgcgaatagcgtagctgaagttgcgcatcttAGTTCGAACCCTCCCCCACTAGCGTAGTCCAGGCCTTAGCCTAATATCCCACAGCAAGACAGTGACAAAACAGAGCACAGCCCTCCTGCTTGCCAgtctagtgccctacccacaagCCACCCTTCAGCTGTAGGAATCGGTATTGAATCAAACTCGCACTTTTCTCTCTAAAAACTCACGTGTGAAATGGCAACGGAGTTCAAGATTGAAAACAAAATCTAAGTGTCCACTGGGGCAAGTAACTTCATTCTGACCCCAGGACTCTGGAAAACGCACTCCCATCAATACTAGGGCTCCTGCCACACCAGGAACTAACACAGTGACCCTTGGTATGGTATTTTTCTGCCACTACATGCTAATGCACAGGGGCAGTTATTTCTGATTATTGACATCAGGCTTTTAGAAAGGAAAACTAGATAGCCagggtccatgactagggctcctaggtgcttaACACaaatgattattaattattattataattagcaGAGGAACAAACATTTATGCCCATCTCAGTGAGTTTCGCAAAGCTGCCTGACTTTAGgatgacaaggtgggtgaggtaatatcttttattggaccaacttctgctggtgaaagagacaagcttccaagcttatacagagctcttcttcaggtctgggaaaggtgctcagagtgtcacagctaactacagattgtttagtataagtagttaacacatgaAGGATGGCAGCCACCAACATAGGCTGGCTCTACTTCACCATGTAAGTTCCTACCCAATAAAATTGGGATCCAAAGTGAATCCTGATAATTATCTTCACACCTACTGTGACAATGGGCTCAAATAAATAAAGGACCTCACTGAGACATCAACTTCCCTCCCAGCATGTCAGATTTACTGGCACTACATGGCTTGGCTATTGCAGGGGGCAGAACGCTATTCTAGGAACAAACACAGCACACACAGCTCTCCAAGCTATAAGAGAGAAGGGAGATTGTTACCGCTCTCTCCGCGACAGCTCCTTGGGTCCATCCAGATCCAGCTGAGTTACTTTTTTGGCTGCTTGAACAACTCGATTGGGATTCTCTATGTCTATCAACCCTTCCACGCCTTTGCGCTTTTGCTGGAGTTTAGAAACAAAGGACATACATGTTATCAATGAGTTCTGTAACTGTCAATGCTCAATGAGTCTTCTTCACATGTGTCCTGGTGGAGAAAGTTCACTCATGTGGTCATTACCTCTGAAACCAAACCTAGACAGATACTAAAAAAATTCTTATTACCAGGGAATATATCTGCTGCCACATCATATTTTACTTTACCATGTGTTTTCAACCCCACTGTTAATAGTGAAAGTTATCACCTCTGTTTCTTCCACTTCAGTGTGCAGCAATGAACAGATTAGTAATGGAGTGAAGATTAACTGGGAGGAGACACACACTaagtttaactttaaaaaatcccACCATCCTTATAAATCTGGGCTCAGGAGCCCACAAATACATggggaaaataaaaatcaaggATTAGCAGGTTGGTTGTGCCTTGAGAATGTGGGGTGTTCATCTACGTAAGCATTGGGAGTTACGGTACCTGATAGTCCTCATCATCTTCATCACTCTCGTCTGAATCTAaggatttcttctcttttttggGGTCTCCTATTGCCCCTTCTCCCCCTTCTtcttgctcctcctcttcctatGAGTTTAGAGGAGATTAAGAAAAAATGTAAACTGATGAAATTGCAACCTCTAGCAATGACTCTTTAAAAGAAGCAAGCACAGTGAAAACATTAATAGGCAAGGGACACAACTGCATGGCCAAGAATGTCAGTATTATTGGCATGTCTCCTATAAtcgattttatttttattgcattcaaGAGCAAGATACATTTTGTCCCCTAAATGTGTCCCATTATTCACATCACCTGCATTAACAGGGTCCTCAATAAGAGACTCCACTGCTTTCTATATACAATCCATTGCTAGGTAACTTGATCACCACATTCTATGTTTCACGTTTTACTTCCCACAGAGGAAGAGAATAAGGGACACATTCTGACTTTGGTTTCAAGTGCTCAATGCCCCAGTGATTTTGATAGAAACTGCCCAAACATTACTACAAATTAGATCCAGCTCTAAAACTCTAGGTCACCAACAGAAAATCTGGAGAATAGCAGATTGTCAAACCCAACACAGAAGCTTTTCCACATATTGTAATTCAGGTGACAGCATGATTTACAACACTTGACTCTAAGCTGCCTTTGCTCATGAACTGCAAAATAATTGAGTATAAGAGCAGCAGTTTATCTGGCTAAGCACGGGACCAGACAGAACACATACCCTGgccttttgtttttctgcttgGAGCTGTGCATCAATCTCTTCAGGGCTTGTGTACTGTCTTGCTCGGCCTTTGTGGCCTCCTTTTCTACCTGCATGAGAAATTAAGTCAGTAGCTGATTTAGTGAGATGTTTCTACACACTCAAAAGCCTGTCCCCCATTCTCTCTTGGCTGTGGTTGTGCATAGTACAGACCAGTTCTTCTTCTAGTAAAAACTAAAAACCACAGAAGGAGCCCAATAATTCACTGACTTTAGTCAAGCACTTTGAGCCCTTAAATAAATACACAGAGAACTGTTATTGAACCACAGAAGTGTTCAGAGAAAAACTTTCAGACCACCGAGCACTTAGCTTAATCCCTCCAGATTCTAGGGAAGCCTACGCCAGTTGGACCATCTAATCAATGGTCTGTATTTGAGAGGGCCCAGTTTATACCTGGCATCACCAGAAAAGCACATAGCCCATCATCTCCATAAGAGTCTCTACATCATGTTAGCAAATAAAAGCTCTGATCAATTTCAATTTTTCCTGTAGTTCACTAGGGACGTTCTCACCACTCCTCAGGGTAGGTACTACTGTTCTCATCTCAGCTACTATAGACACCAGGCATTGCAGCATGGTTCTGTCAGGCTACAGAAGGATGAGAATTATGCTTCCAAGGGCTCAGATAGTGGAATGACACCATCCTTCCCCTTCCATCCACATCCACAGTTGCCTCTGATTCACTTCCTGAGTTGGCAACCAAATATAAATCCCACAACCGCTCCTTACTCTGCATTTACTACACAGCAGGGAGCTGCGTTCTAGCTATGCTGCCACAGAAACACTAGGGAGTGACAGCAATTGTAAGTGAGTTTCTACTATAACCCTGATTTTTTCCTGACTGCCCACCGCCCCTACACACACCCCCAGAAAAATGAGAGATGAAATCAGTTTCCCTGGATGCATTGCCCTAGCTGAGATCCAGTACCTATCGCCAAACTTTAAATGAGTGATGTGAAATCACTGAAACTATTAATGTTTCCTGAAGAATGGCAGCTCCAGTGGTCTTGGCACAAGACATCCAAGGACTGCTGGAGACctgagctttcatttttaaatagtcTCTACCCTTTTCCCTGCAGACACAGAGCTCGAAGTACAATCTGACCACTAAAAGTactttgcaattatttttttgccAAACAGTTCACAAGGGGGTTCTCTCCTCCTGCAGATCTCAGGAGGGCCATTGGCAGGAGCCATGGGACATCCCTTTgacctcttcccccgcccccccccctttattcCCTGAGGTCAGTAGGTagccttggggggaaggggtcggGGGGCGAGAGATCAAGGGCACACTCTTCCTGAGATCTGTATGAGGGGAGAGCACTCAGCCCCCCTGCATAGGTTCAGTAGTGCCCATCTAACCTAATTTGTTAATCAGGTTGAATAACTGGAAAATGTTCACAAAAAAATTGTCCCTTTTTGGGCTGTAAGTTTGTCAACCAGCATTAGTACGTTAGTCCAGCAGAGGCAGGCAACCCCTGTTTTCTTGATCAGAGCTGAGCCACTTACTGTGAGTGTGGGTGGAGTGGTCTTGAGGAACCTACCAAGAccagggggggggggcacaattgTTCATGAGGAGGGCTCTCAATAGCTCAGTAGCTCCAACctacctcccccccgccccccttggcCTCTTTCCTCACACTGTTTAATACTGCAGATTTTCTAATGTCTCTAGGAAGGGAGCTTTGAACATGCAGCTCTTAGAAGATCTGAAGGGGGGAAATGAAAAAAGCAGGAGGCTTGAGGGGAGAATTCCCAGCCAATCTTAGGGAGCTCAATGAGCCACCTCCCCACAAATCTTAGGAAGCCTCATGGCCCCTTCACCTCTGTATTTCTATGTTTTCTTACATGAGAGGTGAGGTTCTGTACACTAGTGGCCTTGAAAGGTGATATTCACTCAAAGAACTTACATGTGCCTGCTGCCTTCACTTCACCTTAAAAGAGCATGTGATGGATTTTCAGTTGTGATTTCAACTACAGTGTCCGCTGCCATTGATAGATGGCGCTGTACATTAAAGGACTTATCCACCCCTTTAAACcaccttttttcccctcacagCTTATAGGGATGCCAGagtagaattacaattcaaaattggttacttatttaaaaaaaaaagtgtggaatAACTGATACAGGTACAAAGTAACTACTATGATGTAAACTTTATCCATTATTCTACACCATGAAGGGCTACATGATCTAAAACAATGATCTGCTACAATACTACCAGGGTAACTAGGCTCTTTGTTGTCTGGCAGATGCATTTTcaggcatttgttttctttatgtgTAAGGTCAGCTTATAACAGAAGATTTCAATGtactttttcaaaaaataaaactaGCCTGTAACCCTTTTGTCTTCACATTAGGTGTTGTGAAAAGCAATAGATATGAAGAGCAAAGTTTATTAGTTCTAAGCTTTACCCATTCTACATTCAAGCCTGTACCAAAGAATTAAGTACTGTACCGCTCAATACTTTTATTATCATCTCATCAACTAGAATGAGATGAGACTTGAGTCACATTAGTATGCAGATATTTAATCAAGGAGGGCATAGGGAATGTCTTTGCTCATGGTAAGGAGGCAGGACTGTAAGGGGCTTTCGACTGTGAGTCATGcaacctgagttctattcctagctctgccactgacctgctgcattacgttgggcaagtcacttcacctctgtgcctcagtttccccatctgtaaaatagggataaggAGTCTTATcctcctttgcaaagcactttgaaaccCACAGatgattgtatttttaaattatggtAAAGGCACACAGAGCCTAAGATAGGcatgtttttaaatacatatttatttcagtttataaGATTATTACTATTAATGTGAATTTAAGCTTAGAAGAATTTTATGGAGctatgagtttaaaaaaaaacttgggaAAACGGGTTTTGACAGCCTCTAAAGAGAGATCAAGAAGTACTTCAGAAACTACTTGTTCTGTATTAGCAGACAAGCTCGTATTAGTGCAGCAGAAAGGGTTTCTCCCCCAACACATTATGAACTACTTCTTCAATAGCGCTATTTCTTTACAGAACATAGATTAtaaaaaattacacacacacattacagAAAAGAGAAGAGCATTCACTGAGTGGATCCTTTTGGAGCAAGATGTATTTGTAACATACACagctggggtttttgttttttttaaattattgataGGATTAAATCCACATCTGctaccaaacacttcaggcaaaaCCCTggcccccctgaagtcaatggcaaaacacccattgatttcattggggccagggtttcaccctgCAGAGCCCAGACAAACTTGAGAGGGGTATGTTTAGACTTGTGTGATGAATTTGGAACAGAAAAAACTGAATTTATTAGCCTTCATTACAAAAATAATTATGAGCATCCATACAAATAAGTCTGGAGCCTTTTCCTTATCTAGCAATAGTTTTATATAGTACAAACTGGTATGAAGGATGTCTGGCCTAGATCAAGATATCAAAGAACCTGTATAAAAAAAACTGGGAAACAAATCTTATGATATTaaagactggggggaggggggaaatgtatTTGATGCCTAAAGAATTCTCTAACAGTCTGACAACAGTCAGTCAGGCCCCAGCAGTCAGTACATTGGGTGCATATGAACTGCATTCTGTGCCTGATTTAGCTTGTGAGCTCAGTGCCTCATGTATTCTTACAGCACCAACCATACACTCCATGCTCAACAGATGCCAGTCTCCTCCCCAGTGCAGAACAAAACCCATCACCCTGCACTAGATCTGCTAAGGGCCACCAGTCCCACCACTTTTCCCCTGCACACAGTACCCCAACAACTTGCACACACCCCTTAGTTCCCAGGGGCTTATGCCCCCTCATGCTTCTCCCACCACCCACAGGGGCTTCAAGCTTGTACTCCCCATAACCTTCCATCAGTGCATTGGGGCTTGCACCTCTCCATAACCCATCACTCCATTCCTAGGGGCTTGCATCTTCCTCTCAACTCAATCGCTCCTGGGGGCATATAACCCTCCCCCAGGGACTTAGGACTTGCCCCCTCTTTGATCCTATCCCTGCTGTGGGGCTTAAACCCCTTCCCCAGAGCCCTAAGGCTTGTCTGCACAACCCCCACTGCTCCTGAGGGGCTTATACCCCTCCCCCCGGGACCTAGAGCTTGGACCCGCCCTCAACCCACCGCTCCGGGGGGGCTTATACCCCTCCCCCCGGGACCTAGAGCTTGGACCCGCCCTCAACCCACCGCTCCGGGGGGGCTTATATCCCTCCCCCAGGAACCTAGGGCTTGggcccccccaaccctccccctcccccaggaaccTAAGGCTTGCCTCCACAAACCCCACTGCTCCTCCCCAGGAACCTAGGGCTTGCCTCCACAAACCCCACCGCTCCGGGGGGGCTTATACCCCTCCCCCAGGAACCTAGGGCTTGctcccccccaaaccccaccgCTCCGGGGGGGGTTATACCCCCCCCTTAGCCCCGCCGTTCCTGGGGCCTGTTTCCTCTCAtccgcccctccctcccctcacctcctttAGGCATAGCGGCGATGGCGGCTCCGGCAGCAGCTACAGCGAGTCCCCCAGCCTCCAGCCCTTGACCCGGAAGCGGAAGCCGCAAACCGCAGCTCCAGCGCGCGGCTCCTTCCTCAGCCCAGTCACCAAGCCTGGCCCTGGAGCACGAGGCCCCCAGCCCAAGGGCTAACGGCAGCACTGCCTGAGTACAAACCGAGCCGCCACCTTCCCATTGCGCCTCACCCACGGCACCAGTGGGGAGgcctctccctgctccttccttccGCACCCGCCACCCGGGGCGGGGTAAGAGAGGGAAATTCCTTACAGGCATTACAATGGACACCAAATACACGCGAGGATTGCTGTGACGAAGTAAACTCGCGCTCCCTACCCAGAAAACGGCGAGTGAGTTTGGAGTCATTAAAGCGACTAGGCAGCGGAAGGACCCCACCTGCTTGTGACGCCAGAGGGGAGCGACGGATTTGAAAAGGCGGAAGCTGTAACTAGCGATCGTCGCTTTTCATCCCCGGCTTGGCAGGTGAGCTCCCTTCTTTCAGGGAGGGCGCTGGCCCTCGGGGCGGCTGTGGGTCGCATTGCACTGCCCGACACGCCGCTGGGCGGGGGGTACGAGGCCCCAGGCAGGCTATGGTGAGAGGTGGCGTGTTCTCCCTGAGAGCCTGGCAACGAGAGACCTGCGCTTGCTCCTTATTCCAGCCAGCCCGCTTCGACCATCGCTTGGGGCGTCTAGTCTGGGTCTCGTACAGAGATAGTCCCTTAGCGACACGCAGCAACTACGGGTCAATATGACCAGCTttcagcccagcccagcatgTTTAAACTCCGGTTTTCCTTGACTTGGCAGGGTGATGTCACAATATCTTGTATAATGGTTACGGCCATAGTCTGTGGTTAAAAGCAAACGTGAGGGGAGCTAAGACTGGGATTCCCAGCTTTGTCACTGACTTGCCGGGTGATGTTTGGCTTCCCCGTCTTTACAATGGCAGTTATGGTGCCTATGT
The nucleotide sequence above comes from Mauremys reevesii isolate NIE-2019 linkage group 10, ASM1616193v1, whole genome shotgun sequence. Encoded proteins:
- the PDAP1 gene encoding 28 kDa heat- and acid-stable phosphoprotein, which codes for MPKGGRKGGHKGRARQYTSPEEIDAQLQAEKQKAREEEEQEEGGEGAIGDPKKEKKSLDSDESDEDDEDYQQKRKGVEGLIDIENPNRVVQAAKKVTQLDLDGPKELSRREREEIEKQKAKERYMKMHLAGKTEQAKADLARLAIIRKQREEAAKKKEEERKAKDDASVAGKRLQSLSLNK